The sequence below is a genomic window from Methanosarcinales archaeon Met12.
GCGTCGGCCGGGATTCGAACCCGGGTTTATGGCTTGGCAAGCCATAGTGATACCACTACACTACCGGCGCACCCGCGTCATACACTCGCCCTTCTGACCCAGTATAATATGATTAAGGCATCACTACAGGTCAGTCGAAGTTCTGCATGCCCTGACCCGGATTTGAACCGGGGACAATGCGGTCTTCAGCCGCACGCTCTCCCAGGCTGAGCTACCAGGGCAGAGGACCACGTCCTTTCGAAACTGGTCAGCCACACAAATGGGCCCGACCGGATTCGAACCGGTGATCTCCGCCATGTCAAGGCGACGTCATAACCAACTAGACCACGGGCCCAATTTATGACGCACGATTAGGTTGGCATTCAATTGGTCATAAACCTTTTGGGGATGTGCGGTCACAGAACGGTTATATCTCCTCCGCTTTGAATTCTTATCTGTCTTTCGCCTCTAAATTCGTCTAATATGCCGTATGCGCGGATTCGGTCTCCCTCGCGCACCTTTTCGTCAATTTCAGCTGCACCCGACTCGCGATGGGCGAATATATTTATAGTACCAACATCCATTTTGATGCTCAAAATGAGGTGTCCTCCTGTTCTGGTCATCCGCTTGTCCATCACCAGCCCCTCTGCATATACCTTGTCATCGAGTTTGGACTCGTCCGAAAGGCGCTCCACATCGATTGGTATGGTAATGACAAAGTAAATTACGGCAAGCGATAAAAGTGCCACTATAAGTAACACCGCACCTACTTTTTCCTCTTTTTGCATGGTACCCATGGACCGGTCGGGATTTGAACCCGAGGCCTCTACCAATAAGGATGTCACTCTCTTTCAGACCATGACATTTGCCAAGGTAGCGATCTACCCCTGATCTACCGGCCCTTTAAATGCTCACCTGTGCTATCGAACAAAGTGAGATGCACACTTTTAATCAACATTTTTGTAAAATGTTGGCTATCGAACAAAGTGAGATACATGCAATTAAATTTATCGGTCATGAGCCTATTACTAAAAGGAAAAATTTAAAGTATGTGCCGTCCTATTTGGTTGAAAAAGACATCTATTGGGCCCGTAGCTTAGTCTGGTTGGAGCGCACGGCTGATAACCAAACTTTTTAAAAAAAGTTGGCTCCTGCTTTGCAGAAACAACTTCCTTCTGCGCAAGCAGAAGATAAGTTTGAACAAAAACGTCCTACATTCGCCCTTCAGGCTCAGTAGGACTAAACACAGAAAGATATGACCTGCCGAGTATAACGAGGCAGGTCGTTGAAACGATCAACCCTTTTGAGGGTTGTGGTAGACACCGTGAGGTCAAGGATTCAAATTCCTTCGGGCCCATTATGTATCATTCGATATAAAAAAATAAAAAAAGAGATGTTGAAAAGCTATCGTAGAAGCCCAAATGGATTTCTCGATAATTGGTTGTACTTCAAATGTCGAACACCGATTTTTTTGACATTGGGTTTCCAAACCATGGAGGGCAACCAGCTCGGGGCACCGCTTGGAGCTCTGACTTTTTCCCTGAATCCCTTAAATACGTGAAGTCTTTTCGTGCCCTTCTCCCTGAGCATTATGTTTGTCTTTCCCCTGCTTGCGCACTTCAGGGCAGCATCTCGTGGTTGATATCCACTGAATGTTCCAACTTCTCTTCCATTTTCTATCAAACCAAAATTCTTTGTAGGTCTATTTACCATTTTATACCTCCTGATATTTTGTGAGTAAATATGTTTACAAGCTTATCCTATTTCAGCATTGCGGTTTTTTCTTGTAATTTCTACGGAAATTCAACATGTCACCATCTAAATATTCCAAAAAAGAATAGTATTAACGGAAACAGTAATACGCCCATTGCATGGCTTTTTCTGACCTTAAAATAAGATGGAATCATCCCAATCGCGGTCGCAGTTGCGAATACTATCATCCCAAATAAACCAGTGGTTAGAATCACCATCACGCAAAGACACATTAGAACCGTTGCGCTGATTCTTTGGTAGTTTAGGCGTGACAGCGCTTTGGAAATTCGCTCTCCTACTGAAATGGTCACGAAATAGGATATTATGGAAACACTAACGATAACGGCTAAAAATAGCACCACTAATGAAACATCCCATGTGGCAGGATTCAAAATCTCGTTGACCGCGACCATGGCACCACTTCTGGGCCGATGAATGATATACAATGCTATTAAACTGAAAATGGCGTTTGCCGTGTTAACTCCACTGACTGCGACGATAAATTCCCTCGCGGAATCTCCATCATTATCTTCTCGAATCGCCAGTCGTATTATCACCGTCGCAACTGCTGATGATATGCCCGGCAGCCACGCCACCAACGACCCAGCTATACTTCCAGTGAACACTCCCCTCACGATATTTCGGCTTGGAAGGTCGAACTCCACCACCTCCGTCTGGGCAGGGATGACCGATCGCGTAATGAGACTTATAGAGAGCATGCTCGCCCCAAACAATCCACAGAACAGTGGAAACAATATAGCCGGCGTACCCATGGGCAACAAGGGGTCCATCAGCCCATCTCCGATAAATGCGAGAATGCCGAGTACCCCAGATAACAGAAAAACAAGTATGGCATATCCCTTGTATTTGAGATGCGCAAGCGAGCCCTGCCCTTCGACCATCTCTCCTGATTCTGACCCGATCATAAGCAGGACGATCGTCAGAAGAATCCAGCCCATGTGCTGGTGGAGGACGGGATAAATATGATATACCAGCATGCTTAATGGTGCCACTAACAGCAGCGCCACGGTCACAGAACCCGCACTACCGAGTGCAGATAGTCTGACCGCTTCGACGCCTCTGCCCTCTAATAGCATACGGTGTCCTGGCAGGACTGCCAGTGCGGTGTCTGCTTCAGGAGCACCCAAAAATATCGAAGGGACGAAATCCAGAAACGTATGTGCAATCGAAGTTGCGAGGATTATAACGACGATATAAATCGGCGAAATACCATGCACCAGCAGGGATGGAGACATAGCCACGAGCAGCAACGCGACATTATTGACATGAAGGCCAGGAATTAGTCCAGTGATGGTGCCAAGTATGCATCCCAGAAGAACCGATGCCAACAAAAAATGCGGCGAGATTTCGAACATTTATGTAAGCGAAGACAGGTGATTGATTCGCTTTAACATATTTGGATGGGTGCTAAGCAACTCCATCAGCTTATCGGTCGTGCTGACGTGTACCTTTTTACTCCTGAGCAGCATCAACTCGTTTCTGTCGACACATCCGCTCATATCCTTGTCTATCTGCTTTAACTCTCTAATCTCATTCCATGCCCTGGAAGGGTCGCTGATGAAGAATGCTTTGTTCCCTTCGACCTGTTTTAACGTCTCCTTTGCGACTCTCGCATTCCCGTAGGATAATTTGTACAGGGCGGATGCGAGCAGGTGAGGGTCGTTTCCGAATTTAACGCTGCCCAAATCCGCATAATACTCACGAATTCTGGAGCCATACATCACCAACAGATTAGTAATGAAATAAAGCACAAATGCAAAGATTCCGATGGCTATCGTATTGCCTCGCTGACCTCCTGAGAACATCATGCTCCAGGCAATGTACCAGCAGATCATTGGAATTATGCTAATCAACGTGATAACTGCGACGTCTCTGTTCTTGATGTGGGCAATCTCATGACCTATCACTGCCTTCAGCTCATCCTTTGTTAGCAATCTGATGATGCCATCGGTAACGCAAACCCTGCCGTCTCTAATCGATCTGCCGAATGCAAAGGCATTTGGAATCTGGATTTTAGCTATTCCTACCTTTGGCTTTGGGATTCCTGCCCGTTGAGCCTGCTCTGCAACCATTCTGTGCAATTCTGGATGCTCCTTCTCAGATACATATTGGATGCGCATTGACCAGTCGACCATCCTGGGACCGATCATGTACTGGATGAAGAGGAAGAACGATGCTAAAACAGCAAAGAAGAAAAAGTTGCCTATGCCCATCATAGTTCCTACAACTACGACTAGTGCGTAGATGATGGCGAACATCAATCCCAGTAAGAGGTACATCCGTATTTGCAACCACATTTAACGATCACCATTTAATTTGGATTATCATATAAGGATATGTATGTATATAAGCTCTGTGCTTACACCAACGGGATAATGTTTTTAGCATATATGGAGTTTGCGACCGAAGGGAACAATGTCCCGAAGGGCAAGGGCGTAGCCCGTAGCGTATATCCTGTGTTATGCGCCGCACCTTTATTATTAGACAGGCTTAACTTGGCCTTCCCAACAATTTGATGTATTCAGAGAACCTTGATCCTTCAAGTTGCGCTTCTTTAGCAATGATTTTCCTTGCGATATGAACTTGCTGTAAAGCATGGTCGTCTGGGAACTCCTTTTCTACCGCTCTTCTTATTTCCTCGATATCTTTTTCTTTAATCTTGCTCATACTTTCTCCTATAGCAATTCCGCAGGTGTCATAATCTCTATTTGTCTCAGGTTATTTAAAGTATTTACCATCCTCACTATGTCTCTCGTTTTCCTCCTCACTATGTGTTTGAAGTTCCAACTCAAAAGATAGTCAACCTCGCTTATAACAGCGATGGCAATATGGTAGGCATCCTCGGTGTAACCTTCAGGAACCGCACCATGGCGGATATACTCGCTGGCTATCCATTCAACGTCATCGGTTAAAGAGAGCACTGAAAATCGTGATACTGTATCCTTCATTTTGCCTCGGAGTTCTATGTCGGGAGTGCGTTCAATCTCAGCAACCGTAATTTCGGAGATGAAAGTCTCAAAGTTTCCTATTTCTGCGAAAAAAGCTTCTGTGAGTGATACTCTCCCTGGATTCCTTTCATCAAATAGCGCTGAAATTACCGAAGTATCCATATATACTCTCATTTTTCTTCTCATCTTCGTCTACCTCTTATTCTTCTTAGGCATGGCGTATAACTCCTTAATATACGAAAAGTTGACAGATTCACACCAACACCTCTCTCATTCTGTCCAATCCCTCTGAAATGCGCGCCTGGGAAGTGGCATATGAAATTCTGATATAGTCTTCACTATGGGGCCCAAATGCAGACCCAGGCGTGACAGCGACATACCCTTCATTTAGCAAACGTTCTGCGACGCTCATACCATCTCCGAATCGAGCGACGTTCACGAACAGATAGAATGCACCATCTGGCTTTTTGCACTCCAAACCCATCGACTCGAGTCCGTCAACGATGAGGTCTCTGCGTGTTTTAAATTCATTCACCATCTCTGCGATACATTCCTGCGGACCTTTCAATGCCTCTAAAGCGCCATATTGCGCAAAAGACGTTGCGCAGCTCGTTGAGTGCTGCTGTATCTTGAGCATGGCATCTATGACCTCTGGCGGGGCGGATGCATATCCCACTCGCCAGCCAGTCATTGCATACGCCTTGGAAAAACCATTGACCGTGACGGTTCTATCGTGCATGCCATCAAAGGAAGCAATGCTGAGATGTTTTCCTTCATAGATGATCTTTTCATATACCTCATCGGAAAGCACGAATATGTCATGGTCCCTTGCAATATCCGCAATCATCTTGAGCGTATTCTCATCAAAAACTGCCCCGGTTGGATTGCCTGGCGTGTTCACGATGATCAGTTTTGTTTTTCTGCTGATGGACTCCAGGAAATCATCTGGCACAAAGCCTTTTTCTTCACCTGTCTTGATCCACGCGGGCCTTGCACCTGCCAGTTTTATGCAGGACTCATACGAAACCCAGGCAGGGTCGAATAATATCACTTCGTCTCCATCTCCTAGTATGGAAAGCACTGCCTCAAAGATCGCCTGCTTCGCCCCGGGTGTTACGATGACTTCATTCGGAGATACGCTGATGCCGTTCTCTTTGAACTTATTGGCTATCGCCTCTCTCAGCTCGGGTATGCCCGCACTCGGCGTGTAGTGTGTCCTTCCTTCATCCAGCGCCTTCTTTGCAGCGTCTATGATGTGCTGTGGAGTGACAAAGTCGGGCTCGCCAACGCTAAAACTGATGACGTCCTTTCCAGCCCTTTTCAGTTTATTCGCCAGGTCGGATATTCTGAGCGTCGCGGATTCTTCTATCCTGTTGACTCGTTCTGAGGGCATTTCATTCACGCATTCGCCGTACCATCTTCACCGCTGACTCTACTGCCCTCTTCGCATAATCAACGCGCTCGTGCGCCTCCAGCCTGCTCATTCCTGGACCGGATATGCCCAATGCAACGGGTTTCTCAAAATCCAGCGATAAATCCATGAGCTTTCTGGACGTTTGCTGCATGATGACTTCATCGTGTTCTGTTGTGCCTTCAATAACACAGCCAAGAGCAACGATTGCGTCGACGCCGTTATCCTTAGCCAATTTCTTCGCAGCCAGAGGCATGTCATAAACACCTGGTACCAGAAGAGTTCGTACCACTGGCGCTCCGAGAAATTCAGCATGCTCCCTTCCCAACAACTCCATTTGGTGCGTCAGGTCTCTGTTAAATTCCGACACGACAAATCCAAGCCTGATTTTATTCATTTTAATCCTCCTAAAGGCTATAACCTCAAAGGTCCCACATCTTCGCTTCCCTGCCTTTTGCCCATCCCTGCATCTTTTTCAAGCAGTTTTGGTTTGAGCAACAACTTAATGACGTTCTGCGCATGCTCCCTGGTTCTGCGACCTGCTAACTCTGCTAACATTTTATCGTCTTTCGCCTCGTCCTCATGAACGAACACCTCTATAATATGCGTGTTCGTCATCAGTTGCGCCTGAATTAAGCCAAGAGATGCTTCATGTGCACAGGTCTTGTCTATTGGCGTAGCGCCAGGCATTCCAAGTGCCATCACGATATCACACTTGCGCTCCTCGATCAGTTTCTTGGCTGCAGCAGGCAGGTCCTTGATGCCAGGCACCGTATATCTTTCGATGCGCATCGATGCATTCTTTTTCAGCTCATCGATAGCGGCAGTGCCCATATCAAAGCGCGCGAACGTTGTATCTGCGATGCCGACCTTCATCGCTATAGTGAATGCGACGCATCTCATTTAAGAGTTTCTTTCCACTTCCTTTACAGTAGCTACACCACCTTCCGCTTTGACTCCATGTTCGGCCAGCGTGGACTCTACTGCTTCTATCGTGGTCAAAATCTCTTTAGCAGAGACGTTGCCCATATGCCCTATCCTGAATATCTTGCCCTTGAGATGTTCCTGCCCGCCAGCTATGAGTACGCCCCTGTTTTTTATTCCATCGCGCAATTGCTCATAGACGATGCCTTCGGGCATCTTAACTGCTGTGACTGTGTTCGAATATCTGCTAATTTTATTCAAACGCGGAAACAGTTCGAGCCCCATTGCATTCATAGCTCTTCGAACGGCATCTGCACATCGTTCATGTCGCTTGACCCTGGCGGACAGCCCCTCCTCGCACACAAGGCGCAATGCCTCATGCAACGCAAAAAACAATGGAATGGCGGGAGTGTATGGCGTCTGTCCCTTGCTTGCAGATTTCTGATGCGCCTTCAGGTCTAAGTAATATGGGGAATTGACATTCTCCATGCGTTCCCATGCCCTCTCGCTGACGGAGATGGCAGCCAACCCAGGCGGTACTGCAAGGCACTTCTGGGAACCGAGGATAGCGAGGTCCACGCCCCACTTGTCCACGGGCACTTCGTTGCCGCCTATGGAAGATATCCCGTCCATTATAAA
It includes:
- a CDS encoding nucleotide-binding protein, encoding MQKEEKVGAVLLIVALLSLAVIYFVITIPIDVERLSDESKLDDKVYAEGLVMDKRMTRTGGHLILSIKMDVGTINIFAHRESGAAEIDEKVREGDRIRAYGILDEFRGERQIRIQSGGDITVL
- a CDS encoding non-histone chromosomal MC1 family protein, whose product is MVNRPTKNFGLIENGREVGTFSGYQPRDAALKCASRGKTNIMLREKGTKRLHVFKGFREKVRAPSGAPSWLPSMVWKPNVKKIGVRHLKYNQLSRNPFGLLR
- a CDS encoding tripartite tricarboxylate transporter permease; this translates as MASVLLGCILGTITGLIPGLHVNNVALLLVAMSPSLLVHGISPIYIVVIILATSIAHTFLDFVPSIFLGAPEADTALAVLPGHRMLLEGRGVEAVRLSALGSAGSVTVALLLVAPLSMLVYHIYPVLHQHMGWILLTIVLLMIGSESGEMVEGQGSLAHLKYKGYAILVFLLSGVLGILAFIGDGLMDPLLPMGTPAILFPLFCGLFGASMLSISLITRSVIPAQTEVVEFDLPSRNIVRGVFTGSIAGSLVAWLPGISSAVATVIIRLAIREDNDGDSAREFIVAVSGVNTANAIFSLIALYIIHRPRSGAMVAVNEILNPATWDVSLVVLFLAVIVSVSIISYFVTISVGERISKALSRLNYQRISATVLMCLCVMVILTTGLFGMIVFATATAIGMIPSYFKVRKSHAMGVLLFPLILFFFGIFRW
- a CDS encoding zinc metalloprotease HtpX, producing the protein MWLQIRMYLLLGLMFAIIYALVVVVGTMMGIGNFFFFAVLASFFLFIQYMIGPRMVDWSMRIQYVSEKEHPELHRMVAEQAQRAGIPKPKVGIAKIQIPNAFAFGRSIRDGRVCVTDGIIRLLTKDELKAVIGHEIAHIKNRDVAVITLISIIPMICWYIAWSMMFSGGQRGNTIAIGIFAFVLYFITNLLVMYGSRIREYYADLGSVKFGNDPHLLASALYKLSYGNARVAKETLKQVEGNKAFFISDPSRAWNEIRELKQIDKDMSGCVDRNELMLLRSKKVHVSTTDKLMELLSTHPNMLKRINHLSSLT
- a CDS encoding PIN domain-containing protein, whose amino-acid sequence is MRRKMRVYMDTSVISALFDERNPGRVSLTEAFFAEIGNFETFISEITVAEIERTPDIELRGKMKDTVSRFSVLSLTDDVEWIASEYIRHGAVPEGYTEDAYHIAIAVISEVDYLLSWNFKHIVRRKTRDIVRMVNTLNNLRQIEIMTPAELL
- a CDS encoding pyridoxal phosphate-dependent aminotransferase, with amino-acid sequence MPSERVNRIEESATLRISDLANKLKRAGKDVISFSVGEPDFVTPQHIIDAAKKALDEGRTHYTPSAGIPELREAIANKFKENGISVSPNEVIVTPGAKQAIFEAVLSILGDGDEVILFDPAWVSYESCIKLAGARPAWIKTGEEKGFVPDDFLESISRKTKLIIVNTPGNPTGAVFDENTLKMIADIARDHDIFVLSDEVYEKIIYEGKHLSIASFDGMHDRTVTVNGFSKAYAMTGWRVGYASAPPEVIDAMLKIQQHSTSCATSFAQYGALEALKGPQECIAEMVNEFKTRRDLIVDGLESMGLECKKPDGAFYLFVNVARFGDGMSVAERLLNEGYVAVTPGSAFGPHSEDYIRISYATSQARISEGLDRMREVLV
- the ribH gene encoding 6,7-dimethyl-8-ribityllumazine synthase gives rise to the protein MNKIRLGFVVSEFNRDLTHQMELLGREHAEFLGAPVVRTLLVPGVYDMPLAAKKLAKDNGVDAIVALGCVIEGTTEHDEVIMQQTSRKLMDLSLDFEKPVALGISGPGMSRLEAHERVDYAKRAVESAVKMVRRMRE
- the ribC gene encoding riboflavin synthase; this encodes MKVGIADTTFARFDMGTAAIDELKKNASMRIERYTVPGIKDLPAAAKKLIEERKCDIVMALGMPGATPIDKTCAHEASLGLIQAQLMTNTHIIEVFVHEDEAKDDKMLAELAGRRTREHAQNVIKLLLKPKLLEKDAGMGKRQGSEDVGPLRL
- a CDS encoding alanine--glyoxylate aminotransferase family protein, which translates into the protein MDLNKPLLMIPGPVPLHPRVLKAMSRQMINHRGPEFARIFDECVSILKDVFQTENDVLVLSGSGTAGMEAAVSNVTRGDEVVTIVNGKFGERFKEIVALYGNPIPVEYAWGSSIELDDVEGALKKGASAVTMVHNETSVGIVNPAEEVGELARKYDALFIMDGISSIGGNEVPVDKWGVDLAILGSQKCLAVPPGLAAISVSERAWERMENVNSPYYLDLKAHQKSASKGQTPYTPAIPLFFALHEALRLVCEEGLSARVKRHERCADAVRRAMNAMGLELFPRLNKISRYSNTVTAVKMPEGIVYEQLRDGIKNRGVLIAGGQEHLKGKIFRIGHMGNVSAKEILTTIEAVESTLAEHGVKAEGGVATVKEVERNS